A window of Malania oleifera isolate guangnan ecotype guangnan chromosome 5, ASM2987363v1, whole genome shotgun sequence contains these coding sequences:
- the LOC131156066 gene encoding uncharacterized protein LOC131156066 — MNPLAFLGGPNLIEGLGPRDGGSFGSAGVHGGTEGMFCCLQTSGGGKEMVAIGKAGRGAASRIRDCHAVLNYTPSQQRCGGSNQVTRGGHQGGTTQARVYSLTPGDVENAKNVVTGMISFMSLNAIVMFDSGATHSFVSRRFAKVCGIDAQLLRVELGVAMPAGSVIVCSKVVKDHPIEIQGRKLSASLIVLEMQGFNIILGMDWLASSYASIECRKKEVVFGPPGEEEFNL, encoded by the exons ATGAATCCGCTGGCATTCTTGGGAGGACCAAACCTGATTGAAGGACTGGGTCCAAGAGATGGAGGATCTTTTGGAAGTGCTGGAGTGCACGGAGGAACAGAAGGTATGTTTTGCTGCCTTCAAACTAGTGGGGGAGGCAAAGAGATGGTGGCGATCGGCAAAGCTGGTAGAGGAGCAGCGTCCAGG ATACGGGATTGTCACGCGGTATTGAACTACACACCTTCACAACAGCGGTGTGGAGGAAGTAATCAAGTGACTAGAGGAGGTCACCAAGGGGGCACCACGCAGGCGCGGGTGTACTcattgacgccgggtgatgtaGAGAACGCCAaaaatgtggtgacaggtatgatttcATTTATGTCACTTAATGCTATTGTAATGTTCGACTCAGGGGCTACCCACTCATTTGTATCCCGAAGATTTGCTAAAGTATGTGGCATTGATGCCCAGTTGTTAAGGGTTGAGTTAGGAGTGGCTATGCCGGCAGGGTCGGTTATTGTGTGCAGTAAGGTGGTTAAAGACCATCcgatagagattcaggggaggaaGTTGTCTGCCAGTCTCATTGTTCTAGAGATGCAGGGATTCAATATTatcttggggatggactggttagcatCTAGCTATGCGAGCATAGAGTGCCGaaagaaggaggtagtgtttgGACCTCCGGGGGAGGAAGAGTTTAATTTATAG